A window of Actinomadura viridis genomic DNA:
TCACGGCACCTCCGGGTAATGCTTACAGTAGCACTATAACCCTTACATGTGTCGGACGATGCCGCCGAGCCGTTCACCGTGGCTGGGAAGCGGTCTTTCCTCTATCGCCGCGGTGCTCTGCCGTTCGCACGGAGCCACAGCCTCGGCGGTACCCACGGCCAGGCGCCGGTGTCCGGGCTGATCGCGAAGTCCAGCAGGCCCGCTGCCACCGCCGGGTCCTCGAGCTGAATGCGGTGATTCGTCGTCCGGCTCGGGCCGGCACGAGCAAGCGCGCCATCATGCGGGAGTTCGGGGTCGGGCACGCCACCGTAAAGCAGCCACTGGATTCGGGCCTGGCCCAAGCCTCGCAAGCCGAGCTGCCCCCAGGTGGTGTCTCGGTTGTTGGCCGAGTCCCCGCAGTCCTCGATGTCCGGGGACCGGGTGTATCGCGGGCATATCGAAAAGCGCATACGCCACCGCAACAGTTGCCCGTCTTGGGTGGAGACATGGTTCACAGCGCATCAACGGTCAGTGCGCCGATCAGAAAAGGAGCCTGATCATGGATTCGGATGCCGTAGGTGGCGTCGACCGGCGGCGGCTGCTGGGGTGGGGCGGGCTGGCGGCCGCCGGTGTGGTCGCGGCGGGCGCGCCGCTGGTGAGCGCCCGACCCGGCCGCGCCGACGCGGCCCCGGCCGACTCCGGCGTCCCGCCGGACACCCAGCCCGGCGGAGCCTACGACCGGTACGTGGCGAAGCTGGCCGCCGAGGGCAGGTTCTCCGGCGTGGTGTTGCTGTCGCACCGGGGCCGGACGGTGCTGTCGCGCAGCTACGGCATGGCCGACAAGGAGAAGGGGATCCCCAACGGCGAGAACACCGCGTTCAGCCTCAGCTCGGCGGGCAAGCCGTTCCACGCGATAGCCATCTTGCAGCTGGCGCAGCGGGGTCAGCTAAAGCTGTCGGACACGGTGGGCACTCACCTGAAGGGTTACGCCAAGGAGATCTCCGAGCAGGTCACCATCCACCACCTGCTCACCGGTACCTCCGGGATGAAGACTCCGGATGAGGACGTGCAACGCATCTTCCAGAGCCGGAAGGAGGTGCACGAGTTCTACGAGCAGTGGGCCCGGCAGGCGACGCCGGAGGCTCCTCCCGGCACACCCAGCAGCCACTCCGGCGCCGAGGTCGCCATCCCCGCGCAGATCATCGAAGCCGTGACCGGCACGACCTACTGGGACTACGTCCAAGAGAACATCTTCAAGCGCTGCGGCATGACGGGTTCGGGGTTCTACACCAGGCCGCAGTGGCTCACCGATCAGCACATCGCGCACCCCTACATGAGGCTGGCCGACGGCAGCCACGTGGACGCGGTCCGCAATCTGGACAAGGGCAGCCCAGACCCGTATGTACTGGGCAAGAACCCGGGCCGCGCCTTCATCGATGCCCCCGGGGACGGCGGCTTCGCCACCGCGCCGGATCTGGTCCGGTTCGCGCGTGCGCTGGGCGACGGCACAGTGCTGGACCGACACTACGCCGAACTGTTCACCGGACCCAAGATCCCCCTGGCCCCCGAGGGGGGCGGCGGCCTGGCCCGCCGGGCAGCCCCCGCCGACGCGTCGTTCGGGGCCTACCAGATGCCGGTCAGCCTCGTCAGCGGCCAGTGGGTGTGGAGCCGCGCCGGCGCCAACCCCGGTGTCGGCGCCAACTGGACCATCTACCCCGACACCGGCTGGGTCGGAGTCATCCTCACCAACCGCGACGGCGCGCCGCTGTGGGAGATCATCGAGCAGGAGACCCGGGCCGTCATCGGCCAAGGCTGACGCGTGGCCACCGCTGCCCGACACGCGTCCAGCCGGCTCCGGGTCTCGCGTTGACTCGCTCGAACATCCGGTGCCTTGCGCGGTGGTCAGCGGCCGGGATATCCGGGTGATTTCTTGGGACGGATCAGGGGGTGGAACGATGAGTTCTGCCGGGCCTGCTGGTCTTCATGGTTGAATCCACCACACCGGGGAGAGCACAGATGACTGAGCGCAACAAGGCGCGCATCACCGGCATCGGCACCGTCGCCGTTCCCGTCAGCGACCAGGACAAGGCCGTCGAGTTCTACGTCGGCCTCCTGGGACTGGAGAAGCGGATGGATGTTCCGCTGGAGCAGATCGGCGGGCGCTGGATCACCGTCGCCCCCGACGGGGCCGTGACCAGCATCGCGCTGGTCCCCGGCGAGTCCACCGGCGTCGACACCGGGATCAGGCTCAACGCCGACGACGTCCCGGCCGTCCACGCGCGCCTGGAGGAGCAGGGGGTCGACGTGGACGACCTGCTTCAGTGGCCTGGAGTGCCGCCCATGTTCACCCTTCGGGACCGTGACGGCAACGTCCTGGTGATCGTCGAATAGGAGCGCGCCATGACCGCACTGGACAAAGAGTTCACCGCGACGCTGGAGAAGAGCCCGCACAAGGGCGGCTGGACCTATGTGGTGATGCCCGGATCGGCCGAATACTTCGGCACC
This region includes:
- a CDS encoding serine hydrolase domain-containing protein; translated protein: MDSDAVGGVDRRRLLGWGGLAAAGVVAAGAPLVSARPGRADAAPADSGVPPDTQPGGAYDRYVAKLAAEGRFSGVVLLSHRGRTVLSRSYGMADKEKGIPNGENTAFSLSSAGKPFHAIAILQLAQRGQLKLSDTVGTHLKGYAKEISEQVTIHHLLTGTSGMKTPDEDVQRIFQSRKEVHEFYEQWARQATPEAPPGTPSSHSGAEVAIPAQIIEAVTGTTYWDYVQENIFKRCGMTGSGFYTRPQWLTDQHIAHPYMRLADGSHVDAVRNLDKGSPDPYVLGKNPGRAFIDAPGDGGFATAPDLVRFARALGDGTVLDRHYAELFTGPKIPLAPEGGGGLARRAAPADASFGAYQMPVSLVSGQWVWSRAGANPGVGANWTIYPDTGWVGVILTNRDGAPLWEIIEQETRAVIGQG
- a CDS encoding VOC family protein, which codes for MTERNKARITGIGTVAVPVSDQDKAVEFYVGLLGLEKRMDVPLEQIGGRWITVAPDGAVTSIALVPGESTGVDTGIRLNADDVPAVHARLEEQGVDVDDLLQWPGVPPMFTLRDRDGNVLVIVE